Proteins encoded within one genomic window of Cydia pomonella isolate Wapato2018A chromosome 12, ilCydPomo1, whole genome shotgun sequence:
- the LOC133523405 gene encoding uncharacterized protein LOC133523405, giving the protein MQDYQIKSNFITADNIKNMTVNNYPQDVFRQKNFLNGLQNARNLLKHLQESLEETRKYENELMRCRSTHLHEHEDHTINEWLSDHEHEQNHKTWQSSGSETQDYGAIESWSTMSIVCLQYQYEELSKRYKSLLCEYSSCCEAANAKNTEVARLQALASSTHAQLMDAHTMLLAVGEKYMSLRERKLAMKHAYSKKVHQLRRAVKELIAAADRARRELDSSLKKAMRTERHGAAAMLLAEIQKCNNLCLENLRLKAEAQELIPRENTF; this is encoded by the exons ATGCAAGATTATCAAATAAAGAGTAATTTTATCACTGcagataatataaaaaacatGACAGTTAATAACTATCCG CAAGATGTATTCCGCCAAAAAAACTTCTTGAACGGCCTTCAGAATGCTCGGAACCTCTTGAAACACCTCCAAGAAAGCCTGGAAGAAACTAGAAAGTACGAGAATGAACTTATGCGCTGTAGGAGCACACATCTCCATGAACATGAAGACCACACAATTAATGAGTGGTTGAGCGATCATGAGCATGAGCAAAACCACAAGACATGGCAATCATcag GCTCTGAAACGCAAGACTACGGAGCCATAGAATCGTGGTCGACTATGAGCATTGTCTGTCTACAATATCA ATATGAAGAACTATCAAAGCGCTACAAATCTCTGCTCTGTGAGTACTCGTCTTGTTGCGAAGCCGCCAATGCTAAGAACACGGAGGTAGCACGTCTGCAGGCGCTCGCGAGTTCCACTCACGCGCAACTCATGGACGCGCATACGATGCTATTAGCTGTTGGGGAGAAATACATGTCGCTGCGAGAGAGGAAGCTGGCCATG aAACACGCATACTCCAAAAAAGTTCACCAACTGAGGAGAGCAGTTAAAGAGTTGATAGCAGCCGCAGACAGAGCGAGGCGCGAGCTCGACTCGAGTCTGAAGAAAGCGATGAGGACTGAACGGCATGGGGCAGCTGCTATGTTGCTTGCTGAG ATTCAAAAATGCAACAATTTATGCTTAGAAAACCTTCGCTTAAAGGCTGAAGCTCAAGAATTAATCCCACGAGAGAATACTTTTTAa